One genomic segment of Catalinimonas alkaloidigena includes these proteins:
- a CDS encoding GH92 family glycosyl hydrolase, whose translation MIHKIIYTILATLCISNFSFAQNKVVWSLGEADNQHHEFALSPSGYQDFLKNDFGWEDKFFVITHSDIKKDFPYVLPGSIDYWGGTSVLAGIRPHEINILFELEKGKSPDDWKLFIDVLDVSPENPPLLKVSVNERSWKFRLEAGTNKEGYKEITESPQEQLIQIPIPSEVLREGGNEIEITTLEGSWLLFDQLKLEGPQDANLVEAKDAFIRNIAPADYTLKQGRNDIQPLLIDVQHLQNTPTLSVELDDKPIYEKVLEQGRYELEVPMPVIKKAKESAYTVFLDGDEVARGSIERSPQQASSLADYVDTKIGTGHSRWMIAPGPWMPFSMVKISPDNQRGGWQSGYQPTFESVGTFSHIHEWTMAGLGTFPTNGPLITEIGTPEDPDSGYRSRVDKSTEQTPLGYYSVLLTDYNIKAELTSTTRASFQRYTYPENSEHSRILVDLQIPAEYGYDIEEAYFKVIGKNKLVGFSKQRSPHIWGEQHYRGKYIEGGGEQETWDDIAQEYTVHFAMEFDQDIRDFGVVVTESEDSIPVSYANRDELHVQNPQDIVAYVEFDTQQNQIVQTRTAISYVSIENAQLNLDTEITQAFGWDFDAVRAYHVNEWNQLFERVVITTDDRREKTRFYSNMYRALVSRNIFSDVDGSWVDASENIQKLADPNAVALGCDAFWNTFWNLNQFWNLVTPEWSSQWVKSQLAMYDANGWLAKGPAGMEYIPVMVAEHEIPLIVGAYQMGIRDFDAEKALQAVYKMQTTPGEQVGNGYAGNRDLPAYIEHQYVPYNKGRFSNTLEYSFDDYAVSQLAKSLGKQKIYEEFKERGYWWKNAIDSTSGFARLRHSDGSWYPDFDPIKSAGNYQYVEGNAWQLTFFVPQDIPALAKAVGGNDKLVDRLKWGFNESSSWRYNAPNELYWDFPVTQGNQQSMHFSFLFNWAGSPWLTQKWNRDIVDKYYGFGVSNAYLGDEDQGQMSAWFVMSALGLFQTDGGTSANPIYEIGSPLFEKTRINLGGRYGRGNTFVIEAKNASRLNKYVQQAKLNGKVLNNFWFPAEELLKGGTLELEMGAEPNKNWGTQSLPQK comes from the coding sequence ATGATTCATAAAATTATATACACCATATTAGCCACTTTGTGCATTTCTAACTTTTCTTTTGCTCAAAATAAAGTGGTCTGGAGTCTGGGTGAAGCAGATAACCAACACCATGAGTTTGCCCTTTCTCCTTCTGGCTATCAGGATTTTCTTAAAAACGATTTTGGCTGGGAAGATAAATTTTTTGTCATTACCCACTCCGATATCAAAAAGGACTTTCCCTACGTGCTTCCCGGCTCCATAGATTATTGGGGCGGCACATCTGTCCTGGCTGGCATTCGTCCTCATGAGATTAACATACTTTTTGAGTTGGAAAAGGGTAAATCACCAGACGACTGGAAGCTGTTCATAGACGTGCTTGATGTCAGTCCGGAAAATCCACCACTGCTAAAAGTGAGTGTAAATGAGCGCTCATGGAAATTCCGTTTGGAAGCAGGTACTAATAAAGAGGGCTATAAAGAGATTACTGAAAGCCCCCAGGAACAGTTAATCCAGATTCCTATACCCTCGGAAGTACTTCGTGAGGGAGGTAACGAGATAGAAATAACCACTTTAGAAGGAAGCTGGCTGCTCTTTGATCAACTAAAGTTGGAAGGACCTCAGGATGCGAACTTAGTTGAAGCCAAGGATGCTTTCATTCGCAATATTGCTCCGGCTGACTATACACTCAAACAAGGGAGAAATGATATTCAACCATTGCTAATTGACGTTCAGCACTTACAAAACACCCCTACCCTAAGTGTAGAACTGGATGACAAACCAATCTATGAGAAAGTACTGGAGCAAGGCAGATACGAGCTGGAAGTACCCATGCCTGTCATAAAGAAAGCAAAAGAAAGTGCTTACACAGTTTTTTTAGATGGTGATGAGGTAGCCCGGGGGAGTATAGAAAGAAGTCCTCAGCAGGCAAGTAGCTTAGCAGATTATGTAGATACTAAAATAGGGACTGGCCACTCTCGCTGGATGATAGCGCCCGGCCCCTGGATGCCATTTAGCATGGTAAAAATAAGCCCCGACAATCAGCGGGGAGGGTGGCAGTCTGGGTATCAGCCAACTTTTGAAAGTGTAGGTACTTTCAGCCATATTCACGAATGGACCATGGCAGGCCTGGGTACTTTTCCTACCAATGGCCCATTAATTACTGAGATAGGCACACCTGAAGACCCTGATAGTGGCTATCGTTCACGAGTAGACAAATCTACTGAACAGACTCCATTAGGCTATTATTCAGTGCTGCTTACCGATTACAACATCAAAGCGGAACTAACCTCTACCACCCGAGCAAGTTTTCAGCGATATACATATCCTGAAAACAGCGAGCACTCCAGAATTCTTGTAGATCTACAAATTCCTGCCGAGTACGGTTATGATATTGAAGAAGCCTATTTTAAAGTGATCGGTAAAAATAAACTAGTAGGTTTTAGCAAACAGCGGTCTCCACATATCTGGGGCGAACAACACTACCGTGGTAAATACATTGAAGGCGGTGGGGAGCAAGAAACCTGGGACGACATCGCTCAGGAATACACTGTTCACTTCGCTATGGAGTTTGATCAGGACATTAGAGATTTTGGTGTAGTAGTTACAGAGAGCGAAGACAGTATTCCAGTTAGCTATGCCAACCGCGATGAGTTACACGTTCAAAATCCTCAGGATATAGTTGCCTATGTAGAGTTTGACACTCAACAGAATCAGATAGTACAAACTCGCACAGCCATATCTTACGTCAGCATAGAAAATGCACAGCTCAACCTGGACACTGAGATTACTCAAGCTTTCGGCTGGGATTTTGATGCTGTACGAGCATATCACGTCAATGAATGGAATCAGTTATTTGAAAGGGTAGTCATCACTACCGATGATCGTCGCGAAAAAACCAGATTCTATTCTAATATGTATCGGGCCTTGGTAAGCAGGAATATCTTCAGTGATGTAGATGGAAGTTGGGTAGATGCCAGCGAAAACATTCAAAAGTTAGCAGACCCTAATGCTGTAGCCCTTGGCTGTGATGCCTTCTGGAATACTTTCTGGAACCTTAACCAGTTCTGGAACCTGGTGACTCCCGAATGGTCCTCTCAGTGGGTAAAATCTCAGTTGGCTATGTACGATGCTAATGGCTGGTTAGCCAAAGGGCCAGCAGGTATGGAGTACATCCCTGTAATGGTAGCTGAGCATGAAATACCGCTCATCGTAGGTGCTTATCAGATGGGTATACGAGATTTTGATGCAGAAAAAGCACTACAGGCCGTTTATAAGATGCAGACAACGCCTGGTGAGCAGGTAGGCAATGGCTATGCCGGCAATCGTGATCTACCAGCCTATATAGAGCATCAGTATGTTCCGTATAACAAAGGCAGGTTTTCTAATACTCTGGAATATTCCTTTGATGACTACGCCGTTTCTCAACTGGCTAAAAGTCTGGGCAAGCAAAAGATTTACGAAGAATTTAAAGAAAGAGGCTACTGGTGGAAAAATGCCATAGACAGCACCTCTGGTTTCGCTCGCCTACGTCATTCCGATGGAAGCTGGTATCCTGACTTTGACCCTATCAAATCGGCTGGTAACTACCAGTACGTGGAGGGTAATGCCTGGCAGCTTACGTTCTTTGTACCGCAGGATATACCAGCATTAGCTAAAGCTGTAGGTGGTAATGACAAACTTGTTGATCGCCTGAAGTGGGGTTTTAATGAAAGTAGCAGCTGGCGCTACAATGCGCCCAACGAACTTTACTGGGACTTCCCGGTAACTCAGGGCAACCAGCAGTCTATGCATTTCTCTTTTTTGTTTAACTGGGCAGGCAGCCCCTGGCTTACGCAAAAGTGGAACCGTGATATCGTAGACAAGTATTATGGCTTTGGCGTTTCCAATGCCTATCTGGGAGATGAAGATCAGGGACAGATGAGCGCGTGGTTTGTTATGAGTGCGTTAGGCCTATTTCAGACCGATGGGGGCACCTCTGCAAATCCCATTTATGAGATCGGCAGCCCACTTTTTGAAAAAACACGCATTAATCTTGGTGGTAGATATGGCAGAGGTAATACATTTGTCATTGAAGCAAAAAATGCTTCGCGCCTGAATAAGTACGTACAACAAGCCAAACTCAATGGCAAAGTACTAAACAACTTCTGGTTCCCGGCAGAAGAGCTTCTGAAAGGAGGTACGCTGGAGCTGGAGATGGGCGCAGAACCAAACAAAAACTGGGGAACTCAGAGCTTACCCCAGAAATAA
- a CDS encoding GntR family transcriptional regulator — protein MDFKLDTKSPVPLHAQIEKYLRELVSKEEYNKGKQFLPKETALAKKLGVSRNTIRQAINKLVLEGIVERKKGVGSKVVNQKISTRLDNWISFTKEMRNQGIEVVNYLVKISQIEADKEVYNALGAPNTKKIWCLEKIRGSKEAKFLYSVSYFHPRVGLNGKEDFTRPLYELLENEHDVVVSVSKEKLRAIRPDKKISEMLELSPDTPILRRERLVCDMGERPVEYNIVYYHTDYFSYDIDIRREI, from the coding sequence ATGGATTTTAAGCTAGACACAAAAAGTCCTGTACCCTTACACGCACAGATAGAAAAATACCTGAGAGAATTAGTATCTAAAGAAGAGTATAATAAAGGCAAGCAGTTTCTACCCAAAGAAACTGCTCTTGCCAAAAAGCTGGGGGTATCCAGAAATACGATCAGGCAGGCTATTAACAAGCTGGTGCTGGAAGGTATAGTAGAAAGAAAAAAAGGAGTAGGCTCTAAAGTTGTTAATCAGAAAATCTCCACCCGACTGGATAACTGGATAAGTTTTACTAAGGAGATGCGCAACCAGGGTATTGAAGTCGTTAACTACCTGGTTAAGATTTCTCAGATTGAAGCCGATAAAGAGGTGTATAATGCTTTGGGAGCACCAAACACTAAAAAGATCTGGTGCCTGGAGAAGATCCGTGGTTCTAAAGAGGCTAAGTTTCTTTATTCGGTTTCGTACTTCCATCCCAGAGTGGGCCTGAATGGCAAGGAGGATTTTACTCGTCCTTTGTACGAGCTGCTGGAAAATGAACATGATGTAGTAGTCTCTGTTTCCAAAGAAAAACTTAGGGCTATTCGTCCAGACAAGAAAATTAGCGAGATGCTTGAGCTAAGCCCGGACACACCTATTTTAAGGAGAGAGCGCCTGGTTTGTGACATGGGAGAAAGACCCGTGGAGTACAATATCGTCTATTATCATACCGACTATTTCTCGTATGATATAGACATTAGAAGAGAAATTTAG
- a CDS encoding ROK family protein gives MKRSIAIGVDVGGSHICSAAVDLNTLQIIPQTYYSTKLDNSAPKEVLMQQWSNTIAQSIEAIQNEVEEEINIGFAMPGPFIYHKGIAMFERNEKYEQLYEVSIPEELNQSLQYTHCRYRFINDAMAFGIGVAGLEYAAEGKKVLAITLGTGFGSAFLTNAIPRLCSDNAYEGPFLWDKPYKNGIADEYFSTRWFVKRYQELSGELVKGVKEIADLKNPISQSLFEEFGQNLSDFLTPYLKNFMPDALILGGNISKASHLFLPKFGAQLQQAGISTKVVISESMEEAALVGAARLFAPQLWVQIEKDLPQLI, from the coding sequence ATGAAGAGAAGTATTGCCATAGGGGTAGACGTAGGAGGTAGCCATATCTGTAGTGCAGCTGTAGACCTGAACACACTACAAATTATACCACAAACGTATTATTCCACTAAGCTTGATAATAGTGCCCCTAAAGAGGTGCTTATGCAGCAATGGAGTAATACCATTGCACAAAGCATAGAAGCGATTCAAAATGAGGTAGAAGAGGAGATAAATATTGGCTTTGCTATGCCCGGTCCTTTCATATACCATAAAGGTATAGCTATGTTTGAACGTAACGAAAAATATGAGCAGTTGTATGAAGTATCCATCCCCGAGGAGTTAAACCAAAGCTTACAGTATACTCATTGCCGCTACCGTTTTATCAATGATGCCATGGCTTTTGGCATAGGGGTAGCCGGGCTGGAATATGCTGCCGAAGGCAAAAAAGTGCTTGCGATTACTTTGGGTACCGGCTTTGGCTCTGCTTTTCTTACAAATGCTATTCCTCGCTTATGCAGCGATAATGCATATGAAGGGCCTTTTTTGTGGGACAAACCCTATAAAAATGGAATTGCTGACGAATACTTTTCTACGCGCTGGTTTGTAAAAAGGTATCAGGAGCTGAGTGGAGAGTTAGTAAAAGGAGTAAAAGAGATTGCAGATTTAAAGAATCCTATAAGCCAGAGCTTATTTGAAGAGTTTGGCCAAAACCTCTCCGATTTTTTAACTCCCTATCTGAAAAACTTTATGCCTGATGCTTTAATATTAGGAGGTAATATTTCTAAAGCTTCACATCTGTTTTTGCCTAAGTTCGGTGCACAGCTTCAGCAGGCAGGTATAAGTACAAAAGTTGTCATTTCAGAAAGCATGGAGGAGGCAGCATTAGTGGGTGCAGCCAGACTGTTTGCCCCTCAACTATGGGTACAGATAGAGAAGGATTTGCCTCAGCTTATCTAA
- a CDS encoding GH92 family glycosyl hydrolase gives MLKQITNSLWVLAVLVMAACTSQQIPEEENVPTDLTQYVDPQIGSVHGRWFFYTPAALPFGMAKLAPHTNAYNSQGGWGPNGYDDRHTSIEGFGHFHEFQIGGLVYMPTVGDLQTVPGTLEDPDAGYRSRFDKASETSAPGYYAVTLSDYGIRAELTATERVGYQRFTFPQSEQAHVIIDIGHKQGESSDVINATARLVNDHEVEGSIVTYPEYVKFGDTGKRVSMYFVARLSKKPANVGTFVDTVQTEGETSTEGVNNGLYLSFNTTEGEIIEVQTGLSFTSIENARLNLRTETEGKDFDAARLAAQDAWNQKLNKIVLEGGKEEDRIKFYTGLYHALLGRGLSSDVNGDFPQVDDKIGKTPLDKNGNPEYHHYNTDGMWGGFWNLSQLWALAYPKYFSEYLQSNIDFYKDRGWLHDGAAAGTFTNGVSTNFQGLLIASAYNVGIRDFDVETGYEAAIKNELDYRGRDLGNGKYDLSYFVKDHFVPYQDTLISNGWVFNFGGSHTMEYSFSSYAVAQMAKQRGDSANYQKLMAQADYYRNLFDQETKYIRPKLKNGSFIKDFDPLKAWEGFQEGNAYQYTWYVPHDPVGLIELMGKETFNERLQSMFLDAEKNQFGGGSDEIDSFSGIEKLYNHGNQPSLHNAWLFNYSGKPWLTQKWVREICNTFYGTEPLRGYGVGQDEDQGQLGSWYVLASMGLFDVQGHTADRPSFQFGSPMFEKITIQLDEDYYTGKELIIETKNLSDANMYIQSVSWNGEAIDKNWIYRDQLMEGGTLSFTLGEQPNKNWGVSNIPPSMSNQK, from the coding sequence ATGCTTAAGCAGATCACCAACTCACTATGGGTACTGGCAGTTTTAGTCATGGCTGCCTGTACCTCTCAGCAAATTCCTGAAGAGGAAAATGTACCTACTGACCTTACACAGTATGTAGACCCCCAGATAGGTTCAGTCCACGGTCGCTGGTTTTTTTATACACCAGCTGCCTTACCCTTTGGAATGGCAAAGCTGGCTCCGCACACCAATGCTTACAACAGCCAGGGCGGCTGGGGACCTAATGGCTACGACGATCGCCATACGTCAATTGAAGGTTTTGGACATTTTCATGAGTTTCAGATTGGTGGACTTGTATATATGCCCACCGTAGGTGACTTACAAACGGTACCCGGCACATTGGAAGATCCAGATGCTGGCTATCGCTCCCGCTTTGATAAAGCGAGTGAAACCTCTGCTCCCGGATATTATGCGGTTACACTTTCAGACTATGGCATCAGGGCAGAGCTCACCGCTACCGAAAGAGTAGGCTATCAGCGCTTTACTTTTCCGCAGTCTGAGCAGGCACATGTAATTATAGATATAGGACATAAGCAGGGCGAAAGTAGTGATGTGATAAATGCTACTGCCCGACTGGTTAACGATCATGAGGTTGAGGGCTCTATCGTAACCTATCCTGAGTATGTAAAGTTTGGTGATACCGGCAAGCGTGTAAGTATGTATTTTGTGGCCAGGCTCAGCAAAAAACCTGCAAACGTAGGGACCTTTGTAGATACTGTACAAACTGAAGGCGAAACCAGTACCGAAGGGGTAAATAATGGCTTATACCTCAGCTTCAATACTACAGAAGGTGAAATTATTGAAGTACAAACCGGTTTAAGCTTCACCTCCATAGAAAATGCTCGCCTCAACTTACGTACAGAGACAGAAGGAAAAGATTTTGATGCAGCCAGGCTGGCCGCTCAAGATGCCTGGAATCAAAAGTTGAACAAAATTGTCCTTGAAGGAGGTAAAGAAGAAGATCGCATTAAATTTTATACTGGTCTCTATCATGCGCTGCTTGGCAGGGGCCTTTCCAGCGACGTAAATGGGGATTTTCCTCAGGTTGATGATAAAATTGGTAAGACCCCGCTAGACAAGAATGGAAACCCGGAATACCATCATTATAATACCGATGGCATGTGGGGCGGCTTCTGGAATTTGAGTCAGCTTTGGGCGCTTGCCTATCCCAAGTATTTTAGTGAGTACCTCCAATCCAATATAGACTTCTATAAAGACCGTGGATGGTTACACGATGGTGCAGCAGCAGGCACATTTACCAATGGTGTATCTACCAACTTTCAGGGCTTGCTCATCGCTTCGGCCTATAATGTAGGAATTCGTGATTTTGATGTAGAAACCGGCTACGAAGCTGCCATCAAAAATGAGTTAGATTATCGGGGCAGAGATTTAGGTAATGGCAAATATGACCTCAGCTACTTTGTAAAAGATCATTTTGTCCCTTATCAGGATACGCTGATATCTAATGGTTGGGTATTCAACTTTGGTGGTTCACATACTATGGAGTATAGCTTCAGCTCTTATGCTGTGGCACAGATGGCAAAGCAAAGAGGTGATAGCGCCAACTATCAAAAACTGATGGCTCAGGCAGACTATTACCGTAACCTCTTTGATCAGGAAACTAAATACATCCGTCCCAAGCTTAAAAACGGTTCGTTTATCAAAGACTTTGATCCCTTAAAAGCATGGGAGGGTTTTCAGGAAGGTAATGCCTACCAATATACCTGGTACGTGCCCCATGACCCTGTAGGTCTGATTGAGCTTATGGGCAAAGAGACCTTTAATGAGCGGCTACAAAGTATGTTTCTGGATGCAGAGAAAAATCAGTTTGGCGGTGGCAGTGATGAGATAGATAGTTTCTCAGGCATAGAGAAATTGTATAATCATGGTAACCAGCCTTCGCTACACAATGCCTGGCTATTTAACTACTCTGGAAAGCCCTGGCTTACTCAAAAATGGGTAAGAGAAATCTGCAACACCTTTTACGGTACCGAACCTCTTCGCGGCTACGGAGTAGGTCAGGATGAAGACCAGGGGCAGTTAGGTTCCTGGTACGTTTTAGCAAGTATGGGCCTTTTTGATGTGCAGGGTCATACTGCCGATCGTCCCTCTTTCCAGTTTGGCAGTCCAATGTTTGAAAAAATTACTATACAACTGGATGAAGACTACTACACCGGTAAGGAGTTGATTATTGAAACCAAAAACCTGAGTGATGCCAATATGTACATACAATCGGTAAGCTGGAACGGGGAGGCGATTGATAAAAACTGGATTTACCGCGACCAATTAATGGAAGGTGGCACATTGAGCTTTACACTGGGTGAGCAGCCTAATAAAAACTGGGGAGTAAGTAATATTCCCCCCTCTATGTCTAACCAAAAATAA